The Bacillus sp. B-jedd sequence AATCAAGGAACTCTTTAGTGGTTCCATATAAATAAGCTCTACCGGATCCTTCCGCCCTTCCAGCTTCTTTGATCAACGCTTTTGACATTAATGTTTGCAGTGCTCTTTCAGTTTTAACGCCCCTGATTTCTTCAATTTCCGCCCTGGTAATCGGCTGCTTATAGGCGATGATTGCCAACGTTTCCAAAGCAGCCTGGGAAAGATTGGAGGATCCTGGCGATTCCACCAATTTCTTTAAATAAGATGCGTTTTCCTTTTTTGTGCCAAGCTGGACTGTGCCCGCAAGCAAAATAATCATAAGGCCCCGGTCCTTATCGCTTTCAAGCTTTGACCGCAGTTCATCCACAATTAATGTGGCCCTTTGTTCGTCTATCTCCATCGCCTCGGCAATTTGCTTGATGGAAAGACCTTCATCCCCGGCAGCAAATAATAAACTTTCGAGAATGCTGTGATAATTAATAATATCCAACCGCGGCTGCTCCTTTCTGTACTGGCGTAATCTGGATTCCGCCGAAATTCTCTGCCTGCTCCGCAATAATTTCATTCCTTTTCATTAACTCAAGGACAGCAAGGAACGTGACAACAATGTATTCCTTCTCTGGATATGGAAAGAGGTCATAAAAGTCGACAGTCCCAGCCTGATTTTTAAACATGCTGATAATTTCATCCATTCTTTTTTCAATGGAAATTTCCTGGCGGGCAATTTTAGTGGAAAGCGGCTTTTGCAGACGCTTTCTCCTCATCAATTTTTGAAAAGCGCCCAGCATATCATACAACGATGCCGTTGGCGCGCCTGTATTAGGCTTTGCCGCACCTTTTGCGAACTCGGACAGGTCACTCGGCGCCTTTGTATATATAAGGCTCCGTTCTTCTTCCATCCCTTTCAGGTCTATCGCGGCTTCTTTATATTTCCTATACTCAATCAGCCTTTCAACGAGCTCCGAGCGCGGGTCTTCTTCATATCCGCTATCCATTCCCTCGTCAAATAGCTCCTCCTCCTGTTTCGGAAGAAGCATCTTGCTTTTTATCGCCAGAAGTGTGGCTGCCATCACTAAATATTCACTGGCAAGGTCAAGTTTCAGTTCTTTCATTGTATGGATGTATAGGAGGTACTGCTCGGTAATTTGCGAGACCGGGATATCATAAATGTCGATCTCGAGTGTGTTAATCAAATGGAGCAGCAAATCCAACGGACCTTCGAACGTATCAATTTTCACATTATAATGCATAAATTACTCACCAAAGTTCTGCTATTTTTCATTAGTACTTTTAGTATAGAGGATTGAATCAGGTTATTCCAACAAGAATTTTAACGGAAATCCTTTAAAAATCGCTAACTTGCCAGCTCCCTGCCCCTTGAATTGAAGAAATACTCATATTTTATCATTTCCGCCCAGACACAATGGTCCCATCTTTCATACCATGTATGGAAAAAGATAAATGGGAGGTAGTATCAATGGGTGATGGTGTCCGCTTCGGATTCGGAGGAGGCTTTGCATTAATTGTTGTTCTGTTTATTTTGTTAATTATCGTCGGGGCTTCCTGGTGCTAAAAAGCTAAATCAAAAATTTAATGGAATGAGCCCGCAAATTGGCTTGCGGGCTTCTTGCCGTTTTCTATGGTAAGATTTACACAAGATTACATCTCCGGAGGAAAAACATGTATCCAAAAGCCTATATAGACTACCTCGTCCATTTTCATGGCGACCGGGATTATTTTGAGTGCCATGAACTGCTTGAAGAATATTGGAAGGACCATGATCCCGGCAATAAAAATTCCGTCTGGGCCGCTTTTATCCAACTGGCTGTCGGCAGCTATCATTTCCGCAGGGGCAATATTGCCGGGTCTTCCAGGACGCTCAATAAAGCATTAGCCAGTTTTAAACAACGTGAAAATGAACTTGCCAGGTTGGGACTCAATAAGAATGAGTTTCTTTCCAAACTGGAAGCATTTATTACAACTGTGGAAACAGGCCGGGTTTACCAGAGTTTCGTTATCCCCATCCATGATCCATCACTGAAGGAAATGTGTATGGAAGCTTGTTTAGACAAAGGCTTTGATTGGTGCAAAAAAGACTACACCCCATCCGCCGACATTATTGACCGTCATAAATCACGCGACCGTTCATCTGTTATTTTTGAAAGGGAAATGGCCCTTAAAAAGAAACATGGAAGCAAGGAACCAAGTCCTGAATAAGTTAATAGCCGCACAGCTGATAAAACCAAAAAAGTGCAGGGATGATTAACATTCATCTCCTGCACTTTCTTCATTCGCGCATTTTTCAAAAAAAGGAGCGGTGAGTTCATTTGCCTCTAATGACTTTTCGGGAAACATCTCACGTATCGCGGTAATCATGCTTCGACCGATTCCCTGGCAGCGATGCGAAGGATTAACCGAGATATGCTGGATTTCCGCGGTGTCCACTCCTGAATGGACTAAGCCGATCAGGCCGATAATGTCATCCTCTTCCTTCCAAAGGAAAAGCTGCCATGCTTCATCCGACTCATATTGCTTCATTGACTGTTGCAGCTTCTTTATATCTTTTTCGCCTGGCATGAATGAAAGCAGGCCCATGGCGATTTTCTCGAACTGTCTTTTGTAGCGAATTAACATTTTGATCCCTCATTATTGTAATAAGCCCATTCCGGCGAAAAACCAGGAATGGTTACAAAATTAGTATATGTAAAGATTTCAATTAAGTTGCGCCATCCCCAATCATACAGAATATAAAACAAGGGGGCAATACCAAGCCATTCCCAGAATGCTGTTCAATTACCTGTTAAATCGGGTATAATGCAACTCAAGCGATGAACAGCCAATATATGATTCCCCATCCCAATGCCATAGCCGCGAGAATGATTAGCAATACCAAATTGCTTTTGTCCTGCAAATGATTGCACCTCCATTAAGATATGGATGCCAATGCCAAACATTCTACACTATATTTTATAAATTATCTACACTATTGCCAAGTACTGCTAAGTTGATACAATAAAACTGGGGATGTCTTCTATTGGGAAATAATTATATTAGATTTTTAGGGAGGAACTATGAAAAAAATACTAAGCCTTTTCCTTGCTGCAAGTATGCTACTGATTCCCGGCCAGGCTTTTGCCGACCTGGCTGAAGGTGATATGATCGTCACCTTGGGTGAAAACCTGACCGACGCTCAAAAGACTGAATTGTTAAAGGAGATGGAGGCACCCGCAGATGTACAGGTAATTACGGTCAGCAATCAGGAAGAGCACCAATATTTAGGGAAATACGTGCCAAAAACAATGATTGGGACTAGGGCAATTTCCTCTTCCGCAACGACTGTCAGCAAAAAGGACACAGGCCTGACTGTTAAAACAAAGAATATCACCTGGGTGACAGATGAAATGTATTTAAATGCCCTCATGACAGCCGGAGTGAAGGATGCAAACATCTACATTACCGCCCCCATCCCAGTTTCCGGAACGGCTGCACTGACCGGGATCATTAAGGCGTATGAAATTTCGGCGGATAAAACAATTCCGGAGGAAGTTAAACAGGCCGCGAATGAGGAAATGGTCGAAACAGCCAAGCTCGGGGACTCCATTGGAAAAGAAAATGCGGCTGCACTTATTGCGAAAGTAAAACAGGATATCGCTAAAGAAAAGCCTAAAAACGAAGCTGAAATAAAAGCTTTGATCGAACAGGCAGCAAAAGATCTAAAGGTTGACCTGACAAATGAAGAATTAAAATCACTGACTGATCTTTTCAATAAACTGAAAGATTTGAACATTGACTGGAACCAGGTAGGAGACCAGTTGAACAAAGCGAAAGATAAATTCTCGAAATTCCTTGAATCTGACGAAGGTAAAGGGATATTAGCCAGCCTGAAAAAGTTTTTCTCCAGTGTGGCAGATGCAATCCGCTCCTTTTTTGAATAGGATTGCCGACATTCTCATTAAATTATAAAAAAAGAAGCTGCCCTTATTTTCGGGCAGCTTCTTTTTCGGTAACAGAAATAAACGGCAGGTCATACTGCAAAAGGTCTTCATATGTTTCTCTTCTCACTACCAAGGTCGCACGTCCATTTTCAGCAAAAATGACCGCCGGCCTCGGAATCCTGTTATAATTGTTGGCCATAGAATAGCCATAAGCCCCTGTACAGAAAACAGCAAGGATTTCTTCTTTGTCTGCCTCAGGCAAAGGCAGGTCCCAAATAAGCATATCTCCCGATTCGCAGCATTTCCCTGCAATCGATACAGTCTCCCGCGGCTCAGCCAGCGGGCGTGATGCGAGGACAGCCTCGTATTTCGCCTGGTAGAGCGCTGGCCTAATATTATCACTCATGCCGCCGTCGACAGCCAGATACTTTCTAACCCCTGGAACTTCCTTTCTGGAACCGGTTTTATAAAGTGTGATGCCCGCGTCTCCAACAAGGGAGCGTCCCGGCTCAATCCAAATCTCAGGCATTTTGACAGCATGGCTGGCGGTGAGGCGTTTCACCTCCGATATAATTTCGTGTACATAATGGGAAGGAGGAATGGGATTATCCTCATCTGTATACCTGATTCCGAAGCCACCGCCAAGGTTAAGGACTTTCGTTTCAAAAGAAAGGGTATTTTTCCACTCTGCAAGCTTGCTGATGATTTTCCTGGCCGCCAACAGGAATCCTGTTGTTTCAAATATTTGCGAACCAATATGGCAGTGCACGCCGAGAACATTAAAATATGAATTGCTGATTGAAGTTTTAAGGGCCTGTTCTGCCTGGCCATTTTGCAAATCGAAACCGAATTTCGAATCTTCCTGACCGGTCAAAATATAATCATGTGTATGTGCTTCAATACCGGGAGTTATTCTTAGCAAGATATTCACCACAGCCCTTTTTTCACCGCATATATCATTCAACATCTCAAGCTCATGAAAATTATCGACAACAAAACAACCAACCCCGTAAGATACAGCCATTTCAAGTTCTTCCCTGCTTTTGTTATTGCCATGGAAGTGGGTCTTTTCCATAGGGAATCCAGCCGCTTTTGCCGTATACAATTCACCGCCGGAAACGACATCCAGAGAAAGCCCTTCTTCAGCCGCCAGCTGAAGCATAGCGATAGTTGAAAACGCTTTGCTCGCATAGGCGACCTGTGCTTTAATCCCTTGCTGCTCAAATTCGCGCTTGAATCCCCGTGCCCTTTCCCTGATCAAAGAAACATCATACACATAGAGAGGAGTCCCGTATTCTTTTGCCAATTCAATGGCATCCACTCCCCCTATTTCCAAATTACCCGCCTGGTTAACCCCTATAGTTCCATTAAAATGCATGTATTCCCTCTCCCTGTTCAGTATCGCCTTATGCCAATGTTTTGTATGGGTGTATGGGTAACCGGGATAAAGAAAAAAGACAGGCCCCTTGCTGGTACTGTCCATAAATATGCCCGTCCCTTTTTATTAAAAATTACTTTACCACAGCACGCTTTAATCCGCAATGCCAATCATTATTTTACAGTCTGGCGCGTCCTGTTCCCGGCCTTCATAATTCGCGGGCGGAGAAAAGACCCTGGAACCGCCCTTCTAATCAGAATTTGCAGGCATGCCTTTGGCTCAAAAGGGATAAATGGCCAAAAATATGGGGTTCCGAACGTTTTTATTTGAATCAGGAACAATAAATAAATCGTGGTGCCAATAATAAAACCCGGGGTATGAAAGAAAGCCACGCATATCAGCAGGAAAAAACGGATAATTTTGTTAGCCACACTCAACTCATAGCTCGGCGTTGTAAATGTCCCGATTCCTGAAACTGCGACATACAGAATTACCTCAGGAACAAACAGGCCCACATCTATGGCGATTTGCCCAATCAGGACTGCGGCAATCAACCCCATCGCAGTTGATAATGGGGTCGGAGTATGAATGGCCGCTATCCTCAGGAACTCAATACCTAAATCCGCCAGCAGCAATTGGATAATAATCGGGATACTCGTTTTATCATTCGGGCCGATAAATGATAATTTCTCCGGCAGGAGGCCTGGTTCCATAACAAATAAAAACCAAAGCGGCAGAAGGAAGATTGATGAGAAAATTCCCATAAATCTTGACCAGCGCACAAACGTTCCAACGGCTGGTGATTGGCGGTATTCTTCCGCGTGCTGGACATGATGGAAATAGGTAGCCGGGGTAATGATGACACTTGGCGACGTATCAACATAAATCAGGACATGGCCCTCCAATAAATGGACGGAAGCCACATCGGCACGCTCTGTGTATCTAACAAGTGGATAAGGGTTAAAGCCTTGTTTTACGATGAATTCCTCTATTGTTTTGTCCGCCATTGGGAGCCCGTCCACTTTTATCGCTTTCAGTTCTTTGCGAATTTTAGAGACAAGCAACGGATTGGCGACATTCTCGATGTAGGCGATGGCAATATCTGTCTTTGATCTTTCACCGACATGCATTAATTCGAAACGGAGGCGCTCATCACGAATCCGCCTTCTTGTAAGTGCTGTATTCAAAACAATATTCTCAACAAATCCATCCCTGGAACCTCTGACAACTTTCTCTGTATCCGGTTCCTGGGGCTGCCTACCCGGGTATCCGCGTGTATCGACGGAAAGCCCGACCCCCTCTCCCTCCATGACAAAAACGATTAGCCCGGAAAGGACAGAAGTAACAAACTTTTCTATCGTATAAACTTTTTCAACTGACTGGTGGGACAGGTTTTGCTCAAGAAAGCCCATGACTCCTGATACAGACTTGCCATTATTGCAGGCTTCGTTCAGTTCCTCTAAAATCTCAATGATAAAAGCTGTTTCACAAAGGCCGTTGACATAATAAAAGTGGACATCCTTGCGCTGGAATTTAAGTTTTCTGACCCCGAGGTCAAAACTTTTCCCGAGTCCCGCTTGTTCCTTCATATAGGTTTCGATTTCCGTCAAAGACTTAGGCAGCAGCTTCTTATTTTCCTCTTTTCCTATCATAAAAACCGCTCCTTTCGAGAATCAGTTCGGCCGCTTTTTTTGTTATTGGAGCTCCGTTTTTGTAATGATCTCTCCTCGCCATTTTACCAATATCCCCAATCCCAACTATGACCGGTACGTCGAGACTATCAAGGCAGTAGACCGTATCACCGTAAATTTTCCCCCGTTCAAGCTCCTGGATTCCGAATTTATCCACGCCATAAGGTGTCAATTCTCCATCCCGATCGATACATACGTCGACTCGTGTCCACTCAGAATGATGAATATTGGAAGCAACCGCAATAATCCCTAACACTTCGATATCAGAATGGGCAGCAACAAACTTTAAAGCCGCTTCACCCGGCCCTTCTCCTGCAAGTCCGCTGTCATCAAACATGACAAAGACAGGATCATTTTCCGCCATATTAATTAAATTGACGATTTCAGGTCCACTTAATGTTGAAGGATTGCCCGAAGATAGCGAAATTGTTCGGCCGCCCATTTCACCCGCAACATGTTCAATCGACCTTCTTGCATATTCGTCACCGTCGGTAACAATAATTACCTGCCTGGTCATGATACTCATTCACTCCTTTCCTGGGTATTTACTGTTTAATAAAGTAAAGCCATTGAAAGAGAGAGCCGAAAATTTTACCAAGAACGACCGCCATTAGCAGAGTGATGATTTTCCCATCTATATTCAGCCTTTTGGCCAGTATTGGAATTACATTCAGGACCTCTGCCAATGCACCGGCGATCATTCCGACAAATATTCCTCCTGCCAGGCCCATGGCAATTAGGATATATGGTGAAATTCCTAAAACAGGATCTCTAAGACCGCCAAAAATCCCTGCCATTGTGCCTAAAATAATCGCCGCTTCATACCAGATAATTTTATCCGCTGTTTTGGAAATTTGCGCAAGGCGGGGCAGTATACCGAGAACTGTCAAAAAAGCCACATAGCCCGAACCAACAGCCAAGCCGCCGCTTAATGCGATGAATATAGTGAATAGGGCTTCAATCGTTGTCAAGGCGTTTCATGCTTTCCTTATTTTCATGAAGGATTACATATGAATCAAGTGCTTGCTGATAATTGAACATTTCCACTTCGAGCGGGCTGGGCTCTTCATTAATCCTCTTTTTAAAAATGTGGTTAAAAAACAAAATCATTCCTAATCCAAGACCAAGGGAATAAGGGACTTGAAATAAGAGCGGCTTTTCGGATTTTTCTCCGGTAATGATTGTATAAAGCTTTGATTGGACACTTTTCATGCTGACATCATCATGGAAGTTCATAATTGCCATAGCGGATCCGAAGAATAGCAGTAACCAAATCAGAATAAATAATGGAAAGGATAGGCCCTTACTCTTTTTAAACTCAACTTCTATCAATGTCTGGGCGGGGCCGACTGCCTGGATATCAGCTGCTGGAAAGATTTCTGTTATCTTTTTTATCACCATCATGGCATCAATAACCACAAAGTTGCTGTCCATTTTGGTCACTTTATAAATGACCCTCTTTTTGATGGCTGGACCTACAGTTTCAGGGGCCAGGACTTGTGCTATTTCACCGATGGATAAGTCCTGTCCCGGCTGGACAAGAATCCTGTTTCTCATGCGGATGTAGACCGTTTTTTCCAAAACACTCACTTCCAGACATTGTTTTCCTTGTATTGCTAGTATGGTTCTAATATCTTTTCATCATGATAGCCAATAATTACCTTGTTGGAATAAAATGCGAAATCGGAACAGACGGGGTCCGCTTTCCCATGCAACAAATGAAAAAGCCATATGGATCATTGATCCATATGGCTCTTCATCTGCTGCAGTATTTTCTTTTCAAGCCTGGAAACCTGGACTTGGGATATTCCTAGCCGCTGGGCCACTTCGGACTGGGTCTGATCTTTATAATACCTTAAATAAACAATCAGCTTTTCCCGCTCGTCCAACTCGGATATTGCTTCTTTTAGGGCAATTTTATCAAACCATTTCCCGTCGTTGCCATCATCAATCTGGTCCAGCAATGTAATGGGATCCCCATCATTTTCATAGACCGTTTCGTGAATGGATGCCGGAGTCCTCGATGCCTCCTGGGCAAGAATGATTTCTTCCGGAGCAAGACCGAGATGGGTGGACAATTCATTCACCGTTGGAATTCTCCCTAACTCTTTTGATAATTCATCCCTGGCTCGCCTGATTTTATTGCCGGTTTCCTTTAGGGAGCGGCTTACCTTTACCGTGCCATCATCCCGGATAAATCGTTGGATTTCTCCAATTATCATCGGGACGGCATAGGTTGAAAATTTCACGTCGAAGGATAAGTCGAATTTATCGACCGATTTCAAAAGGCCGATGCAGCCGATTTGAAAAAGATCATCGGGATCATAGCCGCGGTTTAAAAATCGCTGAACAACAGACCAGACAAGCCTCATATTTTTTTCTACTATAATATCTCTTGCCCCTTGGTCCCCTTCATGGCTTCTTTTTATTAATTCCTTAACCTCATGGTCCTTTAGAAACGGTTGGCTACTCTTTTTGACCTCCACATCCATAGGCGGGTCTCCTTAATTGCAAAGCATCTTGCTTCGGGATAAATTCTTACGCAGTCGGACGGTTGTTCCTTTGCCACGCTCAGACTGAATTTCAACTTCATCCATAAAGTTTTCCATTATGGTAAAACCCATTCCGGATCTTTCAAGTTCTGGCTTGGTCGTGAAAAGAGGCTGGCGCGCTTCCTCGACATCCTCAATGCCATTTCCTTCATCCCGGATTATAATTTCAACCCACTCCCCTTCAATGGCGACATCGATATAGACCATCCGGTCCGGAGCATTGTCATATCCGTGGATGATCGCATTTGTTACGGCTTCTGAAACGACCGTTTTGATTTCTGTCAATTGATCCATCGTCGGGTCCAACTGGGCGATGAACGCAGCTACGGTCACCCTTGCGAACGACTCATTTTGGCTTAACGCGCAGAACTTCAGGCTCATCTCATTTTTCATCAGGCCACCCCCAAACTCTGAAGCGCAAATTCTTCATTAGGCTCCAGCCTGATTATTTTAAAGAGACCCGACATCTCGAGCAGCCTTTCAACAGAAGGCGTGACCGCGCAAACGACCAACTCCCCATGCAGCTGCTTCAATTGTTTATAACGCCCCAAAATGACCCCTAGCCCTGAGCTGTCCATAAAAGAAAGCCCCTCAAGGTTTAATACGATATGGCGAATCCCCTGTTTTTCTATTGCTTCTGTTGCTTTTGTACGAAGCCTTTCCGCAGTATGGTGGTCAAGCTCTCCGCTTAACCGGATGCATAACACTTCGCCTTTTATTTCCATTTCAATGTTCAGACTCACTGTCCCGGCCTCCTATTGTTTACTCCGCCAATGAGCCAGAATCCATCGGGAAATAATTCCGTCTTGATTTCCGGCTGGCTGCCTTACAGTGAGTCAATTCGATATCGCGGCAGGCAATTCCTTCAACAAGGACAAAACTAGTGGCCATTCGCTAAAGGTAGTGCCTATATTTTTTAATTCGACAAGTCCTACTGGCCCGCTCTCGTAAACATTCCCATTGTCCTCTTATACAGAGTCCACCAGCCCGCTTCGCTGACATTCTGGTTGGACACTAGTGGACGTTCCTGAAGAACTTTTCCATCCTTGATAATTTTGATGGTTCCAACCTTATCTCCTTTATTGATTGGTGCATGCAGGTTCTTCTTTATGATGATGACCTTTTTAATATCCTCGGTCTTTTCTCCCTTTTTGGTCAAAATCGAAATCGGCTCACTTGTAACCGCATTGATTTTTTTAAAGCTTCCTTTACTGATTTGGGCCTCCCCCACTGTAATGTTCCTTTGGAATAACGGATGGGTTTCATAGTGGCCGAATGCATAATCGAACATTTTGGAGATTTGAGCGTTTCTCGCTTTGGACGTAGGCGCACCGAATACGACTGCAATAACCCTCATACCATTTTTTTGCGCTGTGGCCGTCAGACAGTACTTTGCCTCACCCGTGAAGCCTGTTTTCAACCCATCGACTCCCGGATAAAATCGGACCAGCTTATTTGTATTTACAAGCCAGAATTTTTTATCAGTATTTTCGCGTAAATACGCTTCATACATACCAGTATATTTGGTGATTTCTTCATATTTTAAAAGTTCTTTCGCCATCACTGCCATATCGGCCGCGGTACTGACATGGCCTTCAGCAGGGAGTCCGGTTGTATTTTTGAAAACTGTATTCTTCAGGCCAAGCTCACTGCTTTTTTTATTCATCATGTCAACAAAGGCTTCTTCGGAACCGGCAATCCTTTCTGCCATTGCCACTGATGCGTCATTTCCTGAACCAATCGCGATTCCTTTTAGCAATTCTCTTACTGTCATTTCCTCGCCCGCTTCCAGGAAAATCTGTGATCCTCCCATTGACGCAGCATATTCACTGGCTCTGACTTTTTCATTAATATGCAGCTTGCCATGATCAAGTGCCTCCATAATCAGCAGCATTGTCATAACCTTTGTCATACTGGCGGGAGGCAGGGCTTCCTGGCTGTTTTTTTCATAAAGTACTGTTCCGGTATCCCTTTCGATCAGAATGGCCGACCTGACATCCTTGGCAAGATCCGCATCCTTTTTTTCCTGTGCGGATACCTCCGGCAAAATAAATGTAAGAGAAAGCATTCCTGCCAGCACTAGTGAACTCAATCGTTTCATGTACATAACCCTCCATTCTTTATACGCTCCATTTTTTCCAAAATTGGTTGTTTTATACAATAGACGCATATAAAAAAAGAAGCAAACGGCCGGGTTGGCTGATTGCTTCTCGTTTTATTGTTATTCCGTGATTTCTTCGTAAATGAGTGTTGGTTTATCTGGTTTGGCCGATGATACTTTTAAGCTTCGGGAAAGCATCCGCTTTGCCTCTGAAACATCTTCAAAATTACTATGGATAGATGCGAGCGATTCACCTTTTTTAACTTGGTCACCAATCTTTTTCTTTAGGACAATTCCCACAGCCAGGTCGATTTCTGATTCCTTCGTCGCCCGGCCTGCTCCAAGAAGCATGGCGGCGGTCCCGACTTCGTCTGCAATGATTTCAGAGACAAAACCATCTTCCTCGGCCTCAAGTTCAATGATATATTTTGCCTGCGGGAGCCTTGATGGATCATCGACAACCGAAGAGTCCCCACCTTGGGAAGAGAGGAACACTTTCATTTTTTCAAGTGCGGATCCATCGTTGATCGCCTTTTCCAGTATGGTTCTCGCCTCCGCGAGGGATTTAGCTTTCCCGGCCAGGTATACCATATGGCTGCCAAGCGTCAGGCTCAATTCGGTAAGATCTTCAGGCCCTTCTCCCTTTAAGGTGTCAATAGCTTCTTTTACTTCTAGCGCGTTGCCAATTGCGTAACCGAGTGGCTGGCTCATATCGGAAATGACCGCCATCGTTTTACGGCCGACGTTGTTTCCGATCCTTACCATTGCTTTTGCTAGTTCCCTCGAATCTTCAAGCGTTTT is a genomic window containing:
- the spoIIAB gene encoding anti-sigma F factor; protein product: MKNEMSLKFCALSQNESFARVTVAAFIAQLDPTMDQLTEIKTVVSEAVTNAIIHGYDNAPDRMVYIDVAIEGEWVEIIIRDEGNGIEDVEEARQPLFTTKPELERSGMGFTIMENFMDEVEIQSERGKGTTVRLRKNLSRSKMLCN
- the spoIIAA gene encoding anti-sigma F factor antagonist — encoded protein: MSLNIEMEIKGEVLCIRLSGELDHHTAERLRTKATEAIEKQGIRHIVLNLEGLSFMDSSGLGVILGRYKQLKQLHGELVVCAVTPSVERLLEMSGLFKIIRLEPNEEFALQSLGVA
- a CDS encoding D-alanyl-D-alanine carboxypeptidase family protein; amino-acid sequence: MKRLSSLVLAGMLSLTFILPEVSAQEKKDADLAKDVRSAILIERDTGTVLYEKNSQEALPPASMTKVMTMLLIMEALDHGKLHINEKVRASEYAASMGGSQIFLEAGEEMTVRELLKGIAIGSGNDASVAMAERIAGSEEAFVDMMNKKSSELGLKNTVFKNTTGLPAEGHVSTAADMAVMAKELLKYEEITKYTGMYEAYLRENTDKKFWLVNTNKLVRFYPGVDGLKTGFTGEAKYCLTATAQKNGMRVIAVVFGAPTSKARNAQISKMFDYAFGHYETHPLFQRNITVGEAQISKGSFKKINAVTSEPISILTKKGEKTEDIKKVIIIKKNLHAPINKGDKVGTIKIIKDGKVLQERPLVSNQNVSEAGWWTLYKRTMGMFTRAGQ
- a CDS encoding pyrimidine-nucleoside phosphorylase, which gives rise to MRMVDLIEKKRDGLELSSEEISFIIDGYTDGSIPDYQVSAFTMAIYFNGMTEEERANLTMAMVKSGDQIDLSGIEGIKVDKHSTGGVGDTTTLVLGPLVAAAGVPVAKMSGRGLGHTGGTIDKLESVSGFHVEIANQEFIDLVNKNKIAVIGQSGNLTPADKKLYALRDVTATVDSIPLIASSIMSKKIAAGADAIVLDVKTGAGAFMKTLEDSRELAKAMVRIGNNVGRKTMAVISDMSQPLGYAIGNALEVKEAIDTLKGEGPEDLTELSLTLGSHMVYLAGKAKSLAEARTILEKAINDGSALEKMKVFLSSQGGDSSVVDDPSRLPQAKYIIELEAEEDGFVSEIIADEVGTAAMLLGAGRATKESEIDLAVGIVLKKKIGDQVKKGESLASIHSNFEDVSEAKRMLSRSLKVSSAKPDKPTLIYEEITE